A part of Olleya sp. Bg11-27 genomic DNA contains:
- a CDS encoding zinc-binding alcohol dehydrogenase family protein, which translates to MKAIGYKENLPIEDVNSLQDIELNTPKATGRDILVEIKAISVNPADYKVRAGMPVEGDDWKVIGWDATGIVKEVGEDVSLFNVGDEVWYAGDFTRQGSYAQYQIVDERIVGKKPSSLSYAEAAALPLTSLTAYEMLFDRLQVSKDDASKSILVIGAAGGVGSILVQLAKKLTKLNIIGTASREETTAWLKDLGADAVINHRNKLSEEFEKYNLPAPDYIVSLNATEQHADDIVKVIKPQGRFGFIDDPKMFNVMPFKAKAVSTHIEFMFTRSMFQTEDMIEQHNILNEVSGLIDNGTIKTTLGENFGIINAENLRKAHAFLETGKAKGKIVLEGF; encoded by the coding sequence ATGAAAGCAATAGGATATAAAGAGAATCTTCCAATAGAAGATGTCAACTCTTTACAAGACATAGAATTAAACACACCAAAAGCTACGGGAAGAGATATTTTAGTAGAAATAAAAGCCATTTCTGTAAACCCTGCAGATTATAAAGTACGTGCAGGAATGCCAGTAGAAGGTGACGATTGGAAAGTTATTGGATGGGATGCTACCGGAATTGTAAAAGAAGTTGGAGAGGACGTCTCTTTATTTAATGTTGGTGACGAGGTTTGGTATGCAGGAGATTTTACACGTCAAGGAAGTTATGCGCAATATCAAATAGTGGACGAGCGTATTGTTGGTAAAAAACCTTCAAGTTTATCTTATGCGGAAGCTGCTGCTTTACCATTAACATCGCTTACCGCTTACGAAATGTTGTTCGATAGATTACAGGTTTCAAAAGACGATGCTAGCAAATCCATTTTAGTTATTGGTGCTGCTGGAGGTGTTGGCTCTATATTAGTGCAATTAGCTAAAAAGCTAACAAAACTGAATATTATTGGTACTGCTTCTCGTGAAGAAACTACGGCTTGGTTAAAAGATTTAGGAGCAGATGCTGTAATAAATCACAGAAATAAATTAAGTGAAGAGTTTGAGAAATACAACCTTCCTGCACCAGATTATATTGTGAGTTTAAATGCAACTGAACAGCATGCAGATGATATTGTTAAAGTAATAAAGCCGCAAGGAAGATTTGGTTTTATTGACGATCCAAAAATGTTTAATGTGATGCCTTTTAAAGCAAAAGCAGTGTCTACGCATATTGAGTTTATGTTTACACGTTCTATGTTTCAAACGGAAGATATGATAGAACAGCACAATATTTTAAACGAAGTTTCTGGTTTAATTGACAACGGAACGATTAAAACTACTTTGGGTGAAAATTTCGGAATTATCAATGCAGAAAACCTTCGCAAAGCACATGCTTTCTTAGAAACAGGAAAAGCAAAAGGTAAAATAGTTTTAGAAGGATTTTAA
- a CDS encoding AraC family transcriptional regulator gives MPRTIIENIVIAEYKKQNFFDFCKYTTIRFFEIVYFEEGTGTIKINGKMVNYTSNSVFVFVPDDIYIVNPETPTSTVAIKFLKSFFRNTNTQNDTLPVNDWFRKIEGILNSESHQLREMQFETESDKLHLVSLIKMVSTENLKKQSYDLFIIQNSLSVILHLIARNIQFLNTDRTAKVVESSKIQQIINFIHTNIYNSDLLSTRSLAEEFHMADNYMSEYFKKHTDISLKKYIINYKLKLVETRLKYTDLQFSEIAIELGFTDSSHLNKTFLAYKGITIGAFKAALA, from the coding sequence ATGCCAAGAACTATCATCGAGAATATTGTTATTGCAGAATATAAAAAGCAAAATTTTTTTGACTTTTGTAAGTATACTACCATTCGTTTTTTTGAAATTGTTTATTTTGAAGAAGGCACAGGAACTATAAAGATTAATGGAAAAATGGTGAACTACACCTCAAATAGTGTGTTCGTTTTTGTTCCAGATGATATTTACATTGTTAATCCGGAAACACCAACATCTACTGTTGCTATCAAGTTTTTAAAAAGTTTTTTCAGAAATACGAATACGCAAAACGATACTCTTCCTGTTAACGATTGGTTTCGTAAAATTGAAGGTATTTTAAATAGCGAAAGTCACCAACTACGTGAAATGCAGTTTGAAACAGAATCAGACAAACTACATTTAGTGTCTTTAATTAAAATGGTTTCTACTGAAAATTTGAAAAAACAATCCTATGATCTATTCATCATTCAAAATTCATTATCAGTTATTCTTCATTTGATTGCTAGAAACATTCAGTTTTTAAATACTGATAGGACTGCCAAGGTTGTGGAGTCTTCAAAAATTCAGCAAATCATAAATTTTATTCATACAAATATTTATAATTCAGATTTGTTATCTACTAGAAGTCTTGCAGAAGAATTTCATATGGCAGATAATTATATGAGCGAGTATTTTAAAAAGCATACAGACATTAGCCTAAAAAAGTATATCATTAATTATAAATTGAAGTTAGTAGAAACACGACTTAAATATACAGATTTACAATTCTCAGAAATAGCAATCGAACTCGGTTTTACAGATTCTAGTCATTTAAATAAAACATTTTTAGCCTATAAAGGCATTACAATTGGTGCTTTTAAGGCTGCTTTAGCCTAA
- a CDS encoding SDR family NAD(P)-dependent oxidoreductase has protein sequence MSKTIIVTGSTDGIGKLTAFSLAEKGHTVYVHGRNAVKVDAVVSEITTTTNNQNIHGLVADFSDLEAVSKLAAQIKKDISKIDILINNAGIFKTKEVQNKNGLDIRIVVNYLAPYVLTNAILENIKQSEEPRIINLSSAAQAPVSEAVLIGKVQDSENSTYAQSKLALTMWSFNLAKQEPKITVIAVNPGSLLNTKMANEAYGQHWSPAEKGVDILLDLALSDDYKNDSGKYFDNDKGDPKGYFSPAHPDAYDAVKIEELLRITQRLV, from the coding sequence ATGAGTAAAACAATAATAGTAACAGGAAGTACAGACGGCATTGGAAAGTTAACTGCTTTTAGTTTAGCCGAAAAAGGACATACGGTTTATGTACATGGAAGAAATGCAGTAAAAGTAGACGCGGTTGTTTCAGAAATAACAACAACAACAAACAATCAGAACATTCATGGTTTAGTGGCTGATTTTTCGGATTTAGAAGCTGTTTCAAAATTAGCAGCACAGATTAAAAAAGACATTTCTAAAATTGATATATTAATCAATAATGCTGGAATTTTTAAAACGAAAGAGGTTCAGAATAAAAACGGATTAGACATTAGAATAGTGGTGAATTATTTAGCACCTTATGTGTTGACGAATGCTATTCTAGAAAATATAAAGCAATCCGAAGAACCAAGAATTATTAATTTAAGTTCTGCTGCACAAGCACCAGTTTCTGAAGCTGTTTTAATAGGGAAGGTACAAGACTCTGAAAATAGTACTTATGCACAAAGTAAGTTAGCATTGACGATGTGGAGTTTTAATCTAGCAAAACAAGAACCTAAAATCACCGTTATTGCTGTAAATCCTGGGTCGTTATTAAACACTAAAATGGCTAATGAAGCCTATGGTCAACATTGGTCTCCTGCAGAAAAAGGCGTTGATATTTTACTTGATTTGGCTTTGTCTGATGATTATAAAAATGATTCAGGAAAGTATTTTGACAATGATAAAGGGGATCCAAAAGGATACTTTTCTCCAGCGCATCCTGATGCTTATGATGCGGTAAAAATTGAGGAATTGTTACGTATTACTCAACGTTTAGTATAA
- a CDS encoding cupin domain-containing protein has product MNFKSIIAALAVTALFVGNTANAQVTTKDSIATSKVQHFNFDDMESETIGEGIKRKWFHGKKGQMTIFNLEKDAHIPWHQHPNEQITYIMSGKVKIKTIIDGKETFVEVGAGEVIVFPENVPHEFWALEETVDLDVHVPVREDWLSKELPEYLKKSK; this is encoded by the coding sequence ATGAATTTCAAATCAATTATAGCTGCATTAGCAGTAACAGCACTGTTTGTTGGTAATACTGCAAATGCGCAAGTAACAACCAAAGATTCTATAGCCACTTCAAAAGTGCAACATTTCAATTTTGACGACATGGAATCTGAAACTATTGGAGAAGGGATCAAACGTAAATGGTTTCATGGTAAAAAAGGACAAATGACCATTTTTAATCTAGAAAAAGATGCACATATTCCTTGGCACCAACATCCAAACGAACAGATTACTTATATCATGTCTGGTAAAGTAAAAATCAAAACCATTATTGATGGTAAAGAAACGTTTGTAGAAGTTGGAGCAGGAGAAGTGATTGTGTTTCCAGAAAATGTACCGCATGAATTTTGGGCTTTAGAAGAAACCGTAGATTTAGATGTGCATGTTCCTGTTCGTGAAGATTGGTTATCTAAAGAATTACCAGAGTATTTAAAAAAGAGCAAGTAA
- a CDS encoding DcaP family trimeric outer membrane transporter, with amino-acid sequence MSISFKLLLVLSFSVLSFSAFAQKSIDTMAVTQQNSTKDNQDPLPVREKRKRYSNNKQSKKVSLDFIGYIKLIGGLDLGNIQNTSEFYPSKIPIYPTLREEKPRSFLDARQTRLAVDGVYQISEADKGHIYVEMDFFNTEAATSFVPHLRHAYGEYKGFLIGQTWSTMKNTSAFPVQVDFEGPNSITGPRNPMIRYTQSINDNYSFAVALETHSLDYTPFVVNIEDSMAFQYVPDVIAYIQKNGVWGNLRVTGILKNMSYTNASSDAIKSITSGGLEVSGIVKFLNRNDSNDDFRFGYTYGLGIAHYINDLRGQGLDAAPDSNGDLSPIPAMGGFAAYKHAWSKTATSSAVFSFTSIDNSDYLEEDMYDFSTYGAVNYMWSPVDRLDYGVELIYGKNQNKLNDNGAGYRAQFMAIYHL; translated from the coding sequence ATGTCAATTAGTTTTAAGCTTTTGTTAGTATTAAGTTTTTCTGTACTAAGTTTTAGCGCCTTTGCACAAAAAAGTATAGATACAATGGCGGTAACGCAACAAAATAGTACAAAAGATAATCAGGATCCGCTTCCGGTTAGAGAAAAAAGAAAGCGTTATTCAAACAATAAGCAATCAAAAAAAGTATCGCTCGATTTTATCGGTTATATTAAGCTAATTGGAGGATTGGATTTGGGTAATATTCAGAATACTAGTGAGTTTTATCCTAGTAAAATTCCTATTTATCCCACATTACGCGAGGAAAAACCACGTAGTTTTTTAGATGCAAGACAAACGCGATTGGCTGTAGATGGTGTGTATCAAATATCAGAAGCCGATAAAGGACATATTTATGTAGAGATGGACTTTTTTAATACAGAAGCGGCAACCAGCTTTGTACCACATTTACGTCATGCTTACGGAGAATATAAAGGATTTCTTATTGGACAAACGTGGAGTACCATGAAAAACACTTCAGCGTTTCCTGTTCAAGTAGATTTTGAGGGGCCTAATAGTATTACGGGGCCTAGGAATCCAATGATTAGGTATACGCAGTCTATCAATGACAACTATTCTTTTGCTGTAGCATTAGAAACACATAGTCTAGATTATACACCTTTTGTTGTTAATATAGAGGATAGTATGGCTTTTCAATATGTCCCAGATGTAATTGCATATATACAAAAAAATGGTGTTTGGGGAAACCTTAGAGTCACCGGGATTTTGAAAAATATGTCCTACACAAATGCTAGTTCGGATGCTATTAAAAGTATAACAAGTGGCGGCTTAGAAGTTTCCGGTATAGTTAAATTTTTAAATCGAAATGATAGTAATGATGATTTTAGATTTGGATATACTTATGGACTGGGTATTGCACATTATATAAACGATTTAAGAGGACAAGGGTTGGATGCTGCTCCAGATAGTAATGGAGATCTATCGCCAATACCGGCTATGGGAGGCTTTGCAGCTTACAAACACGCATGGAGTAAAACAGCAACGTCTAGCGCTGTTTTCAGTTTTACAAGTATCGATAATAGTGATTATTTGGAAGAGGATATGTATGATTTTTCTACTTATGGCGCTGTTAATTATATGTGGTCTCCTGTTGATCGATTGGATTATGGTGTCGAGTTAATTTATGGAAAAAATCAAAATAAGTTAAATGATAATGGCGCTGGCTATCGTGCTCAGTTTATGGCTATTTATCACCTGTAA
- a CDS encoding L-dopachrome tautomerase-related protein — MSIKAQNTIGETEVFATTAQAVGNITFTDTGDLVYSHHPFFSPENRVMIMDAKTKTSKPFPNKAWNTPRTTDDNYLSNVLGIRNDENGIVWMLDMAQRDNVTPKIVGWNTKTNQLERIYYLPKSSVPKHSQPNDMVVDTKNGYFIIADEGIGNGGDGTNAAFIIVDMKTGKTRRLLEGTRTTLPENTPTVINGKHLAVNGTDLLVGNDGITADANFEYIYYGPLNGTKIYRIKTLDIVNEDFTETELEGKIETYSEKPNNGGMSIDTAGNIYLTALETNSVAVVLAKDKSVKTMVKDVNMVWPDGVSYNHVDGYMYVSAAEVNKGAAFNDGKDLSTKPFYIFRFKPITTGVSFR, encoded by the coding sequence ATGTCCATAAAAGCACAAAACACAATAGGTGAAACCGAAGTTTTTGCAACTACAGCACAGGCAGTTGGTAATATTACGTTTACGGATACTGGCGATTTAGTTTATAGTCATCATCCTTTTTTCTCACCAGAAAATAGAGTCATGATCATGGATGCAAAAACAAAAACAAGCAAACCGTTTCCTAATAAAGCGTGGAATACACCACGAACTACAGACGATAATTATCTAAGTAATGTTTTAGGCATTAGAAACGATGAAAACGGCATTGTTTGGATGTTAGATATGGCACAACGCGATAATGTAACACCTAAAATAGTGGGTTGGAACACAAAAACTAATCAGTTAGAACGTATTTATTATTTACCTAAATCTAGCGTACCAAAGCACTCGCAGCCAAATGATATGGTTGTTGATACTAAAAACGGTTATTTTATAATTGCAGATGAAGGTATCGGAAATGGAGGAGATGGTACAAATGCTGCATTTATTATTGTAGACATGAAAACGGGTAAAACACGTCGTTTATTAGAAGGTACACGAACTACATTACCAGAAAACACACCAACAGTAATTAACGGTAAACATTTAGCAGTTAATGGTACGGATTTATTAGTCGGAAATGATGGTATTACTGCCGATGCTAATTTTGAATACATTTATTATGGTCCGTTAAACGGAACTAAAATTTACAGAATTAAAACGTTAGATATAGTAAATGAAGATTTTACGGAAACAGAATTAGAAGGCAAAATTGAAACTTATTCTGAAAAACCAAACAATGGAGGAATGAGTATTGATACAGCAGGCAATATTTATTTAACAGCTTTAGAGACCAACAGTGTTGCTGTTGTTTTGGCCAAAGATAAAAGTGTAAAAACCATGGTGAAAGATGTTAATATGGTTTGGCCAGATGGTGTAAGCTACAATCATGTAGACGGTTATATGTATGTGTCCGCTGCCGAGGTGAACAAAGGTGCTGCGTTTAATGATGGTAAAGATTTATCTACAAAACCATTTTACATTTTCAGGTTTAAGCCTATTACAACAGGTGTTTCTTTTAGATAA
- a CDS encoding nuclear transport factor 2 family protein translates to MNTAQNKQTILDFFERFSAGDSTSALTYLDTDATWQSMGIKGDLPVSGTMDKNGIGELIKMVKEAIPKGLELTPVGWTAEGDRVAAEFISYGKLTNGREYNNPYHFLFQFSDGKILRIKEYMDTLHVKSIFVDA, encoded by the coding sequence ATGAATACAGCACAAAATAAACAAACTATACTTGATTTTTTCGAACGTTTTTCTGCAGGTGATTCTACAAGCGCTTTAACTTATTTAGATACAGATGCAACATGGCAATCTATGGGAATTAAAGGAGATCTGCCAGTTTCTGGAACTATGGATAAAAACGGAATTGGAGAATTAATTAAAATGGTGAAAGAAGCTATTCCTAAAGGATTAGAATTAACACCAGTGGGTTGGACTGCGGAAGGGGATAGGGTAGCTGCCGAATTCATTTCCTATGGAAAATTAACCAATGGAAGAGAATATAATAATCCGTATCACTTTTTATTTCAATTTTCTGATGGTAAGATCCTTAGAATAAAAGAGTATATGGACACATTACACGTAAAATCAATATTTGTTGATGCGTAG
- a CDS encoding sterol desaturase family protein, producing the protein MDFTNPLVYGVPCFLGFIAIELTYSKTHDNNELYKWKDFFSSLSLGIGSAVIGALVKTVAVILVFNFAYELFNPIVDGVRTNIMGWHSFGYAWYVWIICMLLDDYSYYWFHRQNHMVRFLWAAHIVHHSSDNFNLGTAVRNGWFTIFYKPFFYVWIVIIGFPPEMLVVCMGIEALWQFQLHTQYVKNLGFLETFLNTHTMHQVHHAQNIEYMDKNHGGILNVFDRIFGTWKKIDHSIDIKYGVSVPPESYNLFIILTHEYKNIWDDMKKSSNWYHKFKYAFAAPGWSHDGSTLTIKQIRKEMAEDVDNTMEIANPKPILIKNTVK; encoded by the coding sequence ATGGATTTTACAAACCCGTTAGTCTATGGAGTGCCTTGTTTTTTGGGCTTTATCGCAATAGAGCTTACTTACAGCAAAACTCATGACAACAACGAATTATACAAATGGAAAGATTTCTTCTCAAGTCTCTCGCTTGGAATAGGATCGGCAGTTATTGGTGCACTGGTAAAAACAGTTGCAGTAATATTGGTTTTCAATTTTGCTTATGAGCTCTTCAATCCTATTGTCGATGGGGTTCGAACAAACATTATGGGTTGGCACTCTTTTGGATACGCTTGGTATGTTTGGATTATTTGTATGTTATTAGACGATTATTCCTATTATTGGTTCCATAGACAAAACCATATGGTTCGTTTTTTATGGGCAGCGCATATTGTACATCATTCTTCCGACAATTTTAATTTAGGGACAGCTGTACGTAATGGTTGGTTTACTATTTTTTACAAGCCCTTTTTTTATGTTTGGATTGTAATTATTGGTTTTCCGCCAGAAATGTTAGTCGTTTGCATGGGTATTGAAGCGTTATGGCAATTTCAACTTCATACACAATATGTTAAAAACTTAGGATTTTTAGAAACCTTTTTAAATACACACACGATGCACCAAGTGCATCACGCCCAAAATATTGAATACATGGATAAAAACCACGGTGGAATCTTAAATGTATTTGATCGTATTTTTGGAACTTGGAAAAAAATAGACCACTCTATTGATATCAAATATGGTGTTTCTGTTCCCCCTGAATCTTATAACTTGTTTATTATTTTAACACACGAGTATAAAAATATTTGGGATGATATGAAAAAATCGAGTAATTGGTATCATAAATTCAAATATGCCTTTGCTGCTCCAGGTTGGAGTCATGACGGAAGTACGTTAACTATAAAACAAATTAGAAAAGAAATGGCAGAAGATGTTGATAATACTATGGAAATAGCAAATCCTAAGCCTATTTTAATAAAGAATACTGTAAAATAA
- a CDS encoding enoyl-CoA hydratase/isomerase family protein — protein MKTTGFRTFKVAVKEGQAWVTFDNPPVNIQDIPMIKELDDLAASLEEDRSIKVVVFQSAHSEIFIAHADTNFLKDMSTTAVAREDIELLDLQKVLQRISKLPQITVSKIEGFARGGGHEFALATDMRFAARGKAVFMQMEVGMGILPCGGGSSRMARQIGLGRALEVILSAQDFDADQAEAYGLINRALDADKIGDFVEDLVNRMSQFNSDAIEAAKRTVYASIDLPIEDALKEEAYWLYQATSKSPAIKRFTLADDTGFQNDIENQRNFETLLMGLQGVN, from the coding sequence ATGAAAACAACAGGATTTAGAACATTTAAAGTAGCAGTAAAAGAAGGACAAGCTTGGGTAACTTTTGATAACCCACCCGTAAATATTCAGGATATTCCAATGATCAAAGAGTTGGATGATTTAGCAGCATCTTTAGAAGAGGATAGAAGTATTAAAGTAGTCGTTTTTCAATCTGCTCATTCAGAAATTTTCATTGCGCATGCAGATACTAATTTCTTAAAAGATATGTCTACAACAGCTGTAGCTAGAGAAGATATTGAGTTATTAGACTTACAAAAAGTATTACAACGTATTAGTAAATTACCGCAAATTACCGTTAGCAAAATAGAAGGTTTTGCTAGAGGTGGCGGACACGAATTTGCTTTAGCAACAGATATGCGATTTGCAGCAAGAGGTAAAGCAGTATTTATGCAAATGGAAGTTGGTATGGGAATTTTGCCTTGTGGTGGTGGATCATCTAGAATGGCACGTCAAATTGGTTTAGGTAGAGCTTTAGAAGTGATTTTATCTGCACAAGATTTTGATGCAGACCAAGCAGAAGCCTACGGACTTATAAATAGGGCTTTAGATGCTGATAAAATTGGTGATTTTGTGGAAGATTTAGTAAATAGAATGTCACAGTTTAATTCAGATGCTATCGAAGCTGCAAAACGTACTGTTTATGCATCTATTGATTTACCAATTGAAGATGCTTTAAAAGAGGAAGCCTACTGGTTATACCAAGCAACAAGTAAATCGCCAGCAATCAAACGTTTTACGTTAGCTGATGATACCGGATTTCAAAATGATATAGAAAACCAAAGAAACTTCGAGACTTTATTAATGGGATTACAAGGTGTAAACTAA
- a CDS encoding 2OG-Fe(II) oxygenase: protein MTNKNILAQARALALPSREASLNREASVSHFWNSNRDLLEEAWTEWEIENKDNLLVPDETLLDPRLQKAIKEAWENPEKENAVADLWEEISPGVYVAQFFNPERLADFRKYLEAVVNSQIPKRAPYGIQLNRYGIMLDPRSEGYLAAPNFQAFYNDIMDRYMRPIARLLLDTYGYDNQTFGFSIQYNPDKDKDLNGHTDASAATLNININLPDEAFTGSQVDFYDKTTGKTVQTTFESGKAIIHRGDVAHATHPIISGQRSNLVVWLYGDRMQIPRGGASSYGSVDNSESKVVTSDSISARERWTVPKSPKDTFAPF, encoded by the coding sequence ATGACAAATAAAAATATATTAGCACAAGCTCGAGCACTTGCTTTACCTTCTCGTGAAGCCTCGTTAAATCGTGAAGCTTCAGTTTCACACTTTTGGAATAGTAACCGAGATTTACTCGAAGAAGCATGGACGGAATGGGAAATTGAAAACAAAGACAATTTACTAGTTCCTGATGAAACGTTGCTAGATCCACGCTTACAAAAGGCGATTAAAGAAGCATGGGAAAACCCAGAAAAAGAAAATGCTGTTGCCGATTTATGGGAAGAAATTAGTCCTGGTGTTTATGTTGCTCAGTTTTTTAACCCAGAACGCTTAGCGGATTTTCGTAAATATTTAGAAGCTGTAGTAAATTCACAAATACCTAAACGAGCACCATACGGAATACAATTGAATCGTTATGGAATTATGCTTGATCCACGCTCAGAAGGCTATCTTGCAGCACCGAATTTTCAAGCATTTTATAACGATATTATGGACCGTTATATGCGTCCGATTGCACGTTTGTTATTGGATACTTATGGTTATGACAACCAAACATTTGGTTTTTCTATTCAGTACAATCCAGATAAAGACAAGGATTTAAATGGTCACACGGATGCTTCTGCCGCTACTTTGAATATCAACATTAACTTACCCGATGAAGCATTTACAGGTTCGCAAGTTGATTTTTACGATAAAACCACGGGAAAAACAGTGCAAACTACGTTTGAATCAGGGAAAGCAATAATTCACAGAGGTGATGTAGCACACGCAACGCATCCAATTATTAGTGGGCAACGCAGTAACTTGGTAGTGTGGTTATACGGAGATCGTATGCAAATTCCGAGAGGAGGAGCAAGTAGCTATGGTAGTGTCGATAACTCAGAGTCTAAAGTTGTTACATCAGATAGTATTAGTGCTCGTGAGCGCTGGACTGTGCCAAAGAGTCCCAAAGACACATTTGCACCTTTTTAA
- the aspT gene encoding aspartate-alanine antiporter: MNIIYDTLRNLPYLTLFLAIAIGYFVGKFKVGKFTLGGVAGTLIMAVVIGQVGGFEISGEVKSLFFALFIFMVGYLGGPQFFASLKLSSLKFLLAAFSMTVLGLLVVVGLSIWMGLDKGMAAGLAAGGLTQSAIIGTAGEAIDKLGLATEAAKTMKTNVAVGYSITYIFGSIGPILMVSFIPIMMKWDIRAEAKKLAAKLGGAKEMVEGEFDPIKRVDTRVFKILKSSKYLNQTIQSFESDFNSNLTVELIITDGKNTTPNPNLEINVGDVLFVTGLVTAFSNVSSALGDEISEFGANIDFTEEERRVILSNKKLQGKTLLEIRKNLGLTKTHGVYIKSIVRMSHELSVLDNTEIHAGDEITLVGKTKDLDRIEKEIGYKPTSIHSTDFIVFGLGMVVGYLIGEISFDINGTTVALGSGLGCLVSGLIIGFLRTKHPKMGGINVGAASFIQTFGLAVFVGIVGLNAGAPAFQAILKSGITLFLLGILVTMIPMIVQFFMNFYLLKIKNPVEALGVLAGSKSANPAFSSLLDKTENATPTPTFTMTYAVANIFLTLWGPIIIALMP; the protein is encoded by the coding sequence ATGAATATTATTTACGATACGCTCAGAAATCTTCCTTATTTAACGTTGTTTCTAGCGATTGCCATAGGCTATTTTGTAGGGAAATTTAAAGTTGGAAAATTTACACTTGGTGGCGTAGCAGGTACATTAATTATGGCTGTTGTTATTGGACAAGTCGGAGGATTTGAAATTAGTGGAGAAGTTAAAAGTCTATTTTTTGCATTATTTATTTTTATGGTGGGGTATTTAGGTGGTCCACAATTTTTTGCTTCATTGAAACTGTCTTCTTTAAAATTTTTATTAGCGGCATTTTCAATGACCGTTTTAGGTCTATTGGTCGTGGTTGGACTATCTATTTGGATGGGGTTAGATAAAGGTATGGCGGCAGGGTTAGCTGCTGGAGGGTTAACACAGTCTGCTATTATTGGTACGGCAGGGGAAGCTATTGATAAATTGGGGTTAGCAACAGAAGCTGCCAAAACAATGAAAACCAATGTCGCTGTTGGATATTCTATTACCTATATTTTTGGTTCTATAGGACCAATTTTAATGGTGTCTTTTATTCCGATTATGATGAAATGGGATATCAGAGCAGAAGCTAAAAAATTAGCAGCAAAGCTTGGTGGTGCCAAAGAAATGGTAGAAGGAGAATTTGATCCTATCAAGAGAGTCGATACTAGAGTCTTTAAAATTTTAAAATCATCAAAGTATTTAAATCAAACGATTCAGAGTTTTGAATCAGATTTTAATTCAAATTTAACCGTAGAACTTATTATTACGGATGGTAAAAACACAACGCCCAATCCTAATTTAGAGATTAATGTAGGAGATGTTTTATTTGTAACGGGGTTAGTGACGGCCTTTTCTAATGTCAGTTCTGCTTTAGGTGATGAGATTTCAGAATTTGGAGCAAACATTGATTTTACAGAGGAGGAAAGACGTGTTATTCTTTCTAATAAAAAACTACAAGGCAAAACATTATTAGAGATTCGTAAGAATCTAGGATTAACTAAAACACATGGTGTTTACATAAAAAGTATTGTTAGGATGTCTCATGAATTATCGGTTTTAGATAATACTGAAATTCATGCTGGTGATGAGATAACACTAGTTGGTAAGACAAAAGATTTAGATAGAATTGAAAAAGAAATTGGATATAAACCAACATCAATACATAGTACCGACTTTATAGTTTTTGGATTAGGTATGGTCGTTGGTTATTTAATAGGTGAAATTAGTTTTGATATTAATGGTACAACGGTGGCGTTAGGTTCAGGATTAGGCTGTTTAGTTTCTGGTTTAATTATCGGGTTTTTAAGAACAAAACACCCAAAAATGGGCGGTATAAATGTTGGAGCTGCTAGTTTTATTCAAACTTTTGGATTAGCTGTTTTTGTAGGGATTGTTGGGCTAAATGCTGGAGCACCTGCTTTTCAAGCCATTTTAAAAAGTGGTATTACCTTATTTCTTTTAGGGATTCTAGTTACCATGATTCCTATGATCGTTCAGTTTTTTATGAATTTTTATTTACTTAAAATAAAAAACCCTGTAGAAGCCTTAGGAGTACTTGCAGGTAGTAAAAGTGCAAATCCAGCATTTTCATCTTTATTGGATAAAACAGAAAATGCAACACCAACGCCAACCTTTACAATGACTTATGCGGTGGCAAATATATTTTTAACACTTTGGGGACCAATAATTATTGCATTGATGCCTTAA